A single Dreissena polymorpha isolate Duluth1 chromosome 14, UMN_Dpol_1.0, whole genome shotgun sequence DNA region contains:
- the LOC127858020 gene encoding uncharacterized protein LOC127858020 translates to MSRYAAQMFEWDERQGLNMKEYFRLYKDRFPMLGVILEGWYGDTRFDCYDNLQVVRIHCYSSQPRVVIRDSNSPDFRFLTLPVDSQVKFQLVMGPNKFGNIKTMDFLLDNHELPFLVKLACHEDHQFKIGTTRCSASSFGNLLITEKYLEHYYMVNCIDGADPKMNPIVNLIYLTENLSMAPVTGLKNRPKENFEAYMGKLDQEAAGIVYDRKMGNPDFAEYDTRKIDRMTGDGGIPTIDPPAIPGQILEEDGDYNEIPPELPARSKPQLEPQSLATQDPAHKDPAHKAPTQKDLTHKDPTHKDPKNKDPKHKDPNHKDLKHKEPKHKDKPVLAKAEKKPAPVCAKKPKPPPAVQSPLAVALNVSDEKNPDLPARRPLPPPSNAPLRKQGAAPYVNTSVGRATVRPFPKYNMEPAVHDATDDSDSYELVGTADAVYSEPYGDVIPVSKESENKSHISDGNYVKLGISAVTPSSYLMTKILNTDQNTKPTNMEKIKTLTMNEIGDILRLLKLDEYVETFQDNQVDGAILTSLERDDLVNELGMKKLHAARLFMYMSEGHIPK, encoded by the exons ATGTCGCGCTATGCGGCCCAGATGTTCGAGTGGGACGAACGGCAGGGCCTGAACATGAAGGAGTATTTCCGCCTTTACAAGGACAGGTTCCCCATGCTAGGGGTCATACTTGAGGGATGGTACGGTGACACGCGCTTTGATTGCTATGACAACTTGCAG GTGGTTCGGATCCATTGCTACTCTTCACAGCCACGGGTGGTGATCCGCGACTCGAACTCTCCAGACTTCCGGTTCCTCACACTTCCTGTAGACAGTCAGGTCAAGTTCCAGTTAGTCATGGGCCCGAACAAGT TTGGAAATATCAAGACCATGGACTTCCTCCTCGATAACCACGAGTTGCCGTTCCTGGTGAAGCTCGCGTGTCACGAAGACCATCAATTCAAGATCGGAACCACCCGATGTAGCGCGAGCTCGTTCGGAAACCTTCTCATTACGGAGAAGTATCTTGAACACTATTACATGGTGAACTGCATAGATGGAGCAG ATCCAAAGATGAACCCCATAGTGAACCTCATTTACTTGACAGAAAACCTGTCGATGGCCCCTGTCACAGGCCTAAAGAACCGTCCTAAGGAAAACTTTGAAGCGTATATGGGCAAACTGGACCAAGAGGCGGCGGGAATCGTGTATGACAGAAAAATGGGAAACCCAG ATTTCGCTGAGTACGATACTCGCAAGATTGACCGTATGACAGGCGATGGAGGCATACCTACTATTGACCCACCGGCCATTCCCGGTCAGATTTTGGAAG AGGATGGAGACTATAATGAGATTCCACCTGAGCTGCCTGCCAGATCAAAACCCCAGTTAGAACCACAATCATTGGCAACACAAGATCCGGCACACAAAGATCCGGCCCATAAAGCTCCGACACAGAAAGATCTGACACATAAAGATCCGACACATAAAGATCCGAAAAATAAAGATCCGAAACATAAAGATCCGAATCATAAAGATCTAAAACATAAAGAACCAAAACATAAAGATAAACCGG TTTTAGCAAAGGCGGAGAAAAAACCCGCGCCTGTGTGCGCTAAGAAACCAAAACCTCCTCCGGCAGTACAGTCACCTCTTGCCGTTGCGTTGAATGTAAGCGACGAAAAGAACCCGGATCTTCCGGCTCGCAGGCCTCTACCGCCGCCGAGCAACGCGCCCCTGCGCAAACAAG GGGCGGCACCGTATGTCAACACGTCCGTTGGCCGTGCTACAGTACGTCCATTCCCGAAATATAATATGGAGCCGGCAGTACATGACGCCACTGATGATTCTGATTCTTACGAACTAGTGGGGACGGCAGATGCAGTGTACTCAGAACCTTATGGTGACGTAAT ACCTGTCTCGAAGGAAAGTGAAAACAAAAGTCATATTTCGGATGGAAATTATGTGAAACTTGGTATATCAGCGGTGACGCCTTCTTCTTACCTGATGACAAAGATATTGAATACAGATCAAAACACTAAGCCAACAAACATGGAAAAAATTAAAACTTTGACAATGAATGAAATAGGCGACATTTTAAGGCTTTTGAAACTCGACGAATACGTAGAAACATTTCAGGATAACCAAGTGGACGGTGCAATTTTGACGAGTCTCGAACGTGATGATTTGGTGAACGAGTTGGGGATGAAGAAACTGCATGCGGCGAGACTATTTATGTACATGTCTGAGGGACACATCCCAAAGTGA